In the genome of Corythoichthys intestinalis isolate RoL2023-P3 chromosome 19, ASM3026506v1, whole genome shotgun sequence, one region contains:
- the LOC130907320 gene encoding F-box only protein 30-like, with protein sequence MAEEHAHCMTCVNRGCMVRPQPGVSCDLTGCNLVCGAVFHLCKVEEHNLLCPLVRVPCLNSAYGCPANMMRNQISAHLPLCPAGVVCCTMEWNRWPVSCTDYSSYERLSRGVKEAEQLDMALALQDQRTLLESLKLIAITPTVHGSWFSPPDRIVRVTELELSALMELHSATGKERIANGINAMNEQQYTKLYEATVETARSLATALELVSGSNSSDSLAEGVKAEAALQASKLEGLVQLQNIRTADETMEKETSSLTKACLEIVAQDDLVTPQDVVMSPLLQEREPALENHKPQEQIPTPANQWGTKTQDKAVDTSDLEQEDDLVGLGEIDLITAALIFCLEESKDCKRISDTLCMDNGYVHSGTQTFPFPAAVLVTNTRVGDMASASACDHASPQISSPSPFHTLRLSLVLEALKVEADINNYYFPRSTRYQHMFPFVCAQSFRRDEFPSHFNNVHGDIHAGLNGWMEHRCPLAFYGCTFSQRRFYPSAPGAKVVHDRHLRSFGVLPHPDTKLSGDSQSDQFSRLPNEILRHIAGFLDGFSLCQLSLVSRTMREVCACLLKSRGIVELRWERRQDSSGHITWQVKHKVWRFSTAFSPVLRWGFTDVPSMSNHLKKCQYNTVDRQTKPVPLPGLRHVLSPFSTLALSKYFNTSEDS encoded by the exons ATGGCTGAGGAGCATGCTCACTGCATGACTTGTGTCAACCGAGGATGCATGGTCAGACCTCAGCCAGGCGTTTCCTGTGATCTCACCGGCTGTAATTTAGTGTGCGGCGCAGTATTTCACTTGTGCAAAGTTGAAGAACACAACCTCCTATGTCCGCTAGTGAGGGTGCCCTGTTTGAACAGCGCCTACGGATGTCCCGCCAACATGATGCGCAACCAGATATCTGCGCATCTGCCGTTGTGTCCGGCTGGGGTGGTGTGCTGCACCATGGAGTGGAACCGCTGGCCGGTCAGCTGTACAGACTACTCATCTTACGAGCGCTTGAGTCGTGGCGTGAAGGAGGCGGAGCAACTGGACATGGCCCTCGCCCTCCAGGACCAGCGCACTTTGCTGGAATCACTCAAGTTAATAGCCATCACGCCCACCGTCCATGGTAGCTGGTTCAGCCCCCCGGATAGGATTGTCAGAGTGACGGAACTGGAGTTGTCCGCGCTGATGGAGTTGCATTCGGCCACGGGGAAAGAGCGCATCGCCAACGGTATAAACGCAATGAACGAACAGCAGTACACCAAACTGTATGAGGCCACTGTAGAGACAGCGAGGAGCTTAGCCACGGCTTTGGAGTTGGTTAGTGGCTCAAACTCTTCCGATAGCCTTGCTGAAGGTGTAAAAGCGGAAGCCGCTTTGCAGGCCAGCAAACTGGAAGGACTGGTGCAGCTTCAAAACATACGAACAGCAGACGAGACTATGGAGAAAGAAACGAGTTCATTAACAAAAGCCTGCCTCGAAATAGTGGCACAAGACGACTTGGTGACTCCTCAGGATGTGGTGATGTCCCCTTTGCTGCAAGAAAGGGAGCCAGCTCTGGAAAACCACAAACCGCAAGAGCAGATACCTACCCCTGCCAATCAATGGGGAACCAAGACACAGGACAAAGCAGTGGACACCTCTGACCTGGAGCAGGAGGATGACCTCGTGGGACTTGGAGAAATCGACTTGATCACAGCTGCCCTGATTTTCTGCTTAGAGGAGTCCAAAGACTGCAAGAGGATATCTGATACACTCTGCATGGATAACGGCTACGTCCACTCGGGAACGCAGACGTTCCCATTCCCGGCAGCAGTTTTGGTCACTAACACAAGGGTCGGCGATATGGCCTCCGCGTCCGCCTGCGATCACGCTTCCCCGCAGATCTCGTCCCCTAGCCCCTTCCACACTCTCCGCCTTAGCTTGGTTCTGGAAGCCCTGAAGGTCGAGGCGGACATTAACAACTACTACTTCCCCAGGAGCACCCGCTACCAGCACATGTTCCCCTTTGTGTGCGCGCAGTCCTTCCGCAGGGATGAATTTCCCTCGCATTTCAACAACGTCCACGGCGACATTCACGCTGGCCtcaatggctggatggagcaccGCTGCCCTCTAGCCTTTTATGGCTGCACCTTCTCCCAGCGGAGGTTTTACCCCAGCGCGCCAGGTGCGAAGGTGGTCCACGACAGGCACCTGAGGTCCTTCGGGGTGCTTCCTCATCCAGATACCAAATTATCAGGCGATTCCCAGTCGGACCAGTTCAGCAGGCTCCCCAATGAAATACTGAGGCACATAGCTGGTTTCCTTGATGGCTTCAGCCTGTGCCAACTGTCTTTGGTGTCACGGACCATGAGAGAAGTGTGCGCCTGTCTCCTCAAGAGCAGAGGCATTGTAGAGCTACGGTGGGAGAGGAGGCAAGACTCTAGTGGTCACATAACCTGGCAGGTTAAACATAAA GTATGGCGGTTCAGCACCGCATTCAGCCCAGTGCTGAGGTGGGGCTTCACAGACGTCCCCAGCATGTCGAACCACTTGAAGAAAT